One Flavobacteriales bacterium genomic region harbors:
- the rsgA gene encoding ribosome small subunit-dependent GTPase A, with protein sequence MELKKGVVVRSTGSWYSVRVDKGEFYDVRIKGKFRNKGIKTTNPIAVGDEVVFELRENGDGIINEILPRNNYIIRKSVNLSKQAHIIASNIDQALLLVTIASPSTSTGFIDRFLVTAEAYHIPVTIVFNKIDAYSQSELATLKEWRGVYEKIGYNCLEISAINKDGVAEVKALMKDQTTLLSGHSGVGKSTLVNAIDASLNLKTASVSNSHNKGKHTTTFAEMFELEMGGFLIDTPGIKGFGLVEFDRADLSHYFIEFREFLHDCKFNNCQHVNEPKCAVINAVKKGEIAAFRYQNYLMMWNEDENEIYRTENY encoded by the coding sequence ATGGAGTTAAAAAAAGGTGTAGTTGTTCGTTCTACTGGTAGTTGGTATTCTGTTAGAGTAGATAAAGGTGAATTTTATGATGTTAGAATCAAAGGAAAATTCAGAAACAAAGGGATTAAAACAACTAATCCTATTGCCGTAGGAGATGAGGTCGTGTTTGAGTTAAGAGAAAATGGTGATGGGATAATTAATGAAATTCTACCAAGAAATAACTACATCATTAGAAAATCTGTTAATCTTTCTAAACAAGCACATATTATTGCAAGTAATATTGATCAAGCTTTATTATTAGTAACCATTGCCTCGCCATCAACTTCAACAGGTTTTATTGACCGGTTTTTAGTTACTGCCGAAGCTTATCATATACCTGTAACAATAGTTTTTAATAAAATAGACGCCTACTCCCAAAGTGAATTGGCAACGCTAAAAGAATGGAGAGGAGTTTATGAGAAAATAGGGTATAATTGTTTAGAAATCTCAGCAATAAATAAGGATGGGGTAGCTGAAGTTAAAGCGTTAATGAAAGATCAAACGACTTTACTTTCTGGCCATTCTGGTGTAGGAAAATCAACATTAGTAAATGCAATTGATGCTTCTCTAAATTTAAAAACAGCAAGTGTCTCTAATTCTCATAATAAAGGAAAGCATACGACAACATTTGCTGAAATGTTTGAATTAGAAATGGGTGGTTTTTTGATTGATACACCAGGGATTAAAGGGTTCGGTTTAGTAGAGTTTGATAGAGCAGATTTATCGCATTACTTTATTGAATTTAGGGAGTTTTTGCATGATTGTAAATTTAATAATTGTCAACATGTCAATGAACCAAAATGTGCCGTGATTAATGCGGTAAAGAAAGGCGAAATAGCAGCAT